One stretch of Pedobacter riviphilus DNA includes these proteins:
- a CDS encoding NAD-dependent epimerase/dehydratase family protein — protein sequence MINKNLVLVSGANGHLGNNLVRLLIKKGFRVRASVRNIKNKDCFKGLDCEVVQADITDKASFVKALEGVDIFYAVGAAFKLWAKDPKKEIYDVNMQGTRNTIEAAAEAGVKKIVYVSSIAALDYTHLPTKESNGYNPNRRDMYYNSKNDGEKLAFQLAQELGVELISVMPSAMIGGEAFFPLNVSYGILKLILNKQIPIDTKITLNWVDVKDVAEGCYLAAQKGRSGERYILANEKCMTITDTTKLAQTLYPELKLKVPGAVPKFLLYVIAGLMEFSAKIKGVQPIITTKDIAMFSGLQQDFDISKSRNELGFNPIKPEQAVKEAMAYLMEHKELL from the coding sequence ATGATAAATAAAAATTTAGTACTCGTGTCTGGTGCCAACGGACACTTGGGTAACAATCTGGTAAGATTACTAATAAAAAAGGGATTTAGGGTTCGCGCTTCTGTTCGCAATATCAAAAACAAGGACTGCTTTAAAGGTCTGGATTGCGAAGTCGTACAGGCAGATATTACCGACAAAGCTTCATTTGTAAAAGCCTTAGAAGGAGTTGATATATTTTATGCAGTAGGCGCAGCTTTCAAATTGTGGGCCAAAGACCCGAAAAAAGAAATTTACGATGTAAATATGCAGGGAACGCGCAACACCATTGAAGCCGCAGCAGAAGCCGGGGTAAAAAAGATTGTTTATGTGAGTTCTATTGCAGCGCTGGATTATACCCATCTCCCTACAAAAGAAAGTAATGGCTATAATCCTAACCGCAGGGATATGTATTACAATTCTAAAAATGACGGTGAAAAGCTTGCTTTTCAACTAGCTCAAGAATTAGGTGTTGAACTAATTTCAGTAATGCCTAGTGCAATGATAGGTGGCGAAGCATTTTTTCCGCTGAATGTTTCTTATGGCATATTAAAACTGATTTTGAATAAGCAAATTCCAATAGACACCAAAATTACACTCAATTGGGTAGATGTGAAAGATGTTGCCGAAGGTTGTTATCTGGCGGCACAAAAAGGTCGTTCAGGTGAACGTTATATCCTTGCCAATGAAAAATGTATGACCATAACAGATACCACCAAGTTAGCTCAAACACTTTATCCGGAATTGAAACTCAAAGTGCCTGGTGCAGTTCCTAAATTTCTATTATATGTAATAGCAGGTCTGATGGAATTTTCAGCCAAAATAAAAGGGGTACAACCTATTATTACCACAAAAGATATTGCTATGTTTTCGGGGCTTCAACAGGATTTTGATATTTCCAAATCAAGGAATGAATTAGGATTTAATCCAATAAAACCAGAACAGGCAGTAAAAGAAGCAATGGCCTACCTGATGGAACACAAGGAGCTTTTATAA
- a CDS encoding Crp/Fnr family transcriptional regulator codes for MHNHLIQLIAQNVKISDSEKDLCIQYFEPVLYPKSRIVEEEGKIPAYLYFVVSGFVRLFHYNDKGDEVTTHINCPPGFITSYSNFANQYKSDENMECITACELLRISKIDLDWLVQQSPAFKEFSFFVFQQSLSYNENRAKELATLSAEQRYLKLMNEHPEVLQNVPMQYIASFLGMNAKSLSRIRKQIIK; via the coding sequence AACTTATTGCACAAAATGTAAAAATTTCTGATTCGGAAAAAGACCTATGCATTCAATACTTCGAGCCTGTGTTATATCCGAAAAGCAGAATAGTTGAAGAGGAAGGAAAAATCCCGGCTTATCTCTATTTTGTTGTGTCGGGTTTTGTACGTTTATTTCATTACAATGATAAGGGCGATGAGGTAACAACACATATTAATTGCCCTCCGGGATTCATTACCTCATATTCTAATTTTGCAAACCAATATAAATCCGACGAAAACATGGAATGCATTACAGCGTGTGAGCTTTTACGTATTAGCAAAATTGATCTTGATTGGCTTGTACAACAAAGTCCTGCGTTTAAGGAATTTAGTTTTTTTGTATTTCAGCAATCTTTGTCTTACAATGAAAATCGTGCCAAGGAACTGGCCACCCTTAGTGCAGAACAACGGTATTTAAAACTGATGAATGAACACCCCGAAGTGCTACAAAATGTGCCGATGCAGTATATCGCTTCTTTTCTGGGAATGAACGCAAAAAGTTTAAGCCGTATCCGAAAACAAATCATTAAGTAA